One Euphorbia lathyris chromosome 1, ddEupLath1.1, whole genome shotgun sequence DNA segment encodes these proteins:
- the LOC136234615 gene encoding uncharacterized protein, whose product MCSSATHSPSFLLRIALKPSLLPRRRNLSSSPYFFLRSTNPRLLRLSASLSDNVRDLSWFSPPQSSADDDGCKGWAVVQAPTRSYPKKGFSAILIFGATCVGAFAAAIAYISLSRKGLKFQFHFPLSGVVSPTIGEADRLEAKDSNLGVSNENASVSETSLDSTLEATGETLSSVSTRKLEQVKISVLVDSTQFEALSVLKKLKIIEDDVRADELCTRREYARWLVRLHSLLERNPKHRIAPSQLLSGSVVAAFDDVGLEDPDFDSIQALAEAGFIPSKLSGTSCYSDSSKGDKSFCFHPERFISRQDLINWKAQLEYQFMPGIIKQMSRTKVDYMDVKEINSDASPELLVDMLAGDKSIIRKVFGKSRRFQPKKPLTKSQAAVTLTSGRMAEAVRNEMLRLEAENSLRQTALEEIRCELLDKGDIERFWNEKMDEERTYGDEIQKSYIAALHDLEKEKIVQEKTLAELLKEKAAMDCQRQLLQSLKQEVDEMSERLVSERAMYVSEQCSVQELLNELQTKQEGTLDTKSILEAEIEAIKILRSWIEDEARKNQARAKVLEEVGRRWKWDNQS is encoded by the exons ATGTGTTCATCTGCTACTCATTCTCCTTCCTTCTTGCTACGTATCGCCCTTAAACCCTCTCTTCTTCCGAGGCGCCGTAATCTCTCCTCTTCTCCTTACTTTTTTCTCAGATCCACCAATCCTAGACTTCTCCGCCTCTCAGCTTCCCTCTCCGACAATGTCCGCGACCTCTCTTGGTTCTCTCCTCCCCAGTCCTCCGCTGATGATGACGGCTGTAAAGGTTGGGCTGTTGTTCAAGCTCCTACTCGGAGCTATCCCAAAAAAG GCTTCTCTGCCATTCTGATTTTTGGTGCTACTTGTGTCGGTGCTTTTGCGGCTGCTATTGCTTATATCTCGCTCAGTAGAAAAG GGCTTAAGTTTCAATTTCATTTCCCCTTGAGCGGAGTGGTAAGTCCAACCATTGGTGAAGCAGATAGACTTGAAGCTAAGGATTCGAATTTGGGCGTTTCGAATGAAAATGCTTCCGTTTCTGAGACAAGCTTAGATTCCACGCTCGAAGCCACTGGGGAAACCCTGTCTTCAG TGTCTACAAGGAAGCTTGAACAAGTTAAAATATCAGTGCTTGTGGATTCTACTCAATTTGAAGCTCTATCAGTGTTGAAGAAACTTAAG ATCATTGAAGATGATGTAAGGGCCGATGAATTGTGCACTAGGAGGGAGTATGCAAGATGGTTAGTCCGTTTGCATTCATTGTTGGAAAG GAATCCGAAACATAGAATTGCTCCATCTCAATTACTTTCTGGTTCTGTGGTAGCAGCATTTGATGATGTGGGTTTGGAAGATCCTGATTTTGATTCCATCCAAG CTCTTGCGGAGGCTGGCTTCATACCCAGCAAACTATCTGGGACTAGTTGCTATTCTGATAGCTCAAAGGGAGACAAAAGCTTCTGCTTTCACCCAGAAAG ATTTATTTCTCGACAGGATCTGATCAATTGGAAAGCTCAGTTAGAGTATCAATTTATGCCAGGAATAATAAAACAG ATGTCAAGAACAAAAGTAGATTATATGGATGTGAAGGAGATCAATTCAGATGCATCACCTGAACTTCTTGTTGACATGTTAGCTGGGGACAAGAGCATAATCAGAAAAGTCTTTG GAAAAAGTAGGCGGTTTCAACCAAAGAAACCTTTAACCAAGTCACAAGCAGCAGTGACACTGACAAGTGGCCGGATGGCTGAAGCAGTTCGCAATGAAATGTTAAGACTGGAAGCTGAGAATTCTTTGAGGCAAACTGCTTTGGAGGAAATAAGGTGTGAGTTGCTTGACAAAGGAGATATAGAAAGGTTTTGGAATGAAAAAATGGATGAAGAAAGAACCTATGGGGATGAGATTCAGAAGTCCTATATTGCAGCTTTACATGAtttggaaaaagagaaaattgttcaGGAAAAAACTTTGGCAGAGTTGTTGAAGGAGAAGGCCGCCATGGACTGTCAGAGGCAATTGCTTCAGAGTTTGAAACAAGAGGTTGATGAGATGTCGGAAAGGCTTGTATCTGAAAGGGCTATGTATGTGTCCGAGCAGTGTAGTGTACAAGAATTGCTTAATGAATTACAGACCAAGCAGGAGGGGACACTCGATACAAAATCTATATTGGAAGCTGAAATAGAAGCTATTAAAATTCTTAG GTCCTGGATAGAGGATGAAGCTAGGAAAAACCAAGCCCGAGCTAAAGTTCTCGAGGAGGTAGGACGGAGATGGAAATGGGACAACCAATCGTGA
- the LOC136234631 gene encoding uncharacterized protein At1g26090, chloroplastic, giving the protein MSNTFLMSSHLLSSSFSPFFLPNPLSDFSFSKLRINQLTPTPLPITASSSPPDTVNSSSKSTKLVTFLGKGGSGKTTSAIFAAQHYAMAGLRTCLVIQTQDPSADYLLNCKIGTTPIICNPNLSAVRWETTKMLLEPLNRLKQADARLKITQGVLEGVVGEELGVLPAMDSIFGALELERRIKFLTNVTQGKKEDDKFDVIVYDGMSSDETLRMVGAASKARLYLKYLRNLAEKTDFGRLASPSLLKLVDESMNLSGTRSLFNEKTSTEIWGTLETMLERGSVAFSDPCKFGCFLVMDPNSRISMNSAERFWGCTIQAGAQVGGAFGIGSPNPDAESMEEMKKKFSPLPFASIPHLSKDYPLDWNSIMLNTVGHDARVLLSLPANHSDSITSPVKFDAAKKSITLLMPGFEKTEIKLYQYRGGSELLVEAGDQRRVISLPPKIQGKVGNAKFTDTTLIITMQ; this is encoded by the exons ATGTCAAACACTTTCCTAATGTCTTCTCATCTACTGTCCTCTTCCTTTTCGCCTTTCTTCCTACCAAACCCACTTTCTGATTTCTCCTTTTCTAAACTTAGAATCAATCAATTAACACCTACACCTCTACCCATCACtgcatcttcttctcctcctgatACTGTAAATTCTTCCTCCAAATCAACCAAGTTAGTTACTTTTTTAGGCAAAGGTGGCTCTGGCAAGACTACCTCCGCAATTTTCGCTGCTCAG CATTATGCAATGGCTGGACTAAGGACATGCTTAGTAATTCAGACACAAGATCCTTCTGCAGATTATCTTCTCAATTGTAAGATTGGAACTACTCCCATCATCTGCAATCCAAACCTTTCGGCTGTTAGGTGGGAAACCACTAAA ATGCTTCTTGAACCTCTTAACCGGCTTAAGCAAGCAGACGCTCGTCTTAAGATCACCCAAGGTGTTCTTGAAGGGGTAG TTGGAGAGGAGCTTGGTGTGCTACCCGCAATGGATTCAATTTTTGGAGCATTGGAGCTTGAGAGGCGTATCAAATTCTTAACAAATGTGACTCAAGGAAAAAAGGAGGATGATAAATTTGATGTGATAGTATATGATGGAATGAGCAGTGACGAAACTCTCCGAATGGTTGGTGCAGCCAGTAAAGCAAG GTTGTACCTAAAGTATCTGAGGAACTTGGCTGAGAAGACTGATTTTGGGAGATTGGCCAGTCCTTCACTCTTGAAACTTGTTGATGAATCAATGAATTTGAGTGGCACAAGATCCCTGTTCAATGAAAAAACGAGTACAGAGATATGGGGCACCTTGGAAACGATGTTGGAG AGAGGATCCGTTGCCTTTTCTGATCCATGTAAATTCGGGTGCTTTCTTGTAATGGATCCAAATAGCCGAATCTCCATGAATTCTGCAGAACGCTTTTGGGGATGTACAATCCAAGCTGGTGCGCAGGTTGGTGGTGCTTTTGGAATTGGTTCTCCAAATCCAGATGCAGAATCAATggaagaaatgaagaagaaattTTCCCCCTTGCCTTTTGCTTCCATTCCACATTTGTCAAAGGATTATCCTCTTGATTGGAATTCAATCATGCTAAACACTGTCGGTCATGATGCAAGGGTACTTCTTTCTTTGCCAGCAAATCACAGTGACAGCATAACATCTCCAGTAAAATTTGATGCAGCTAAAAAATCGATAACCTTATTGATGCCAGGTTTTGAGAAGACAGAGATCAAACTATATCAA TACAGAGGAGGGTCTGAATTGTTGGTGGAAGCAGGAGATCAAAGACGTGTAATTAGTTTGCCACCAAAAATTCAAGGTAAAGTGGGAAATGCAAAGTTCACTGATACAACCCTCATTATCACTATGCAATAG
- the LOC136234589 gene encoding protein CHUP1, chloroplastic isoform X2: MIVRLGFLVAASIAAYAVKQANLNNSGASTKPSDGEQHRSNRGDKEQFTYSDDFLKDKDGEEEKEEEEEEDEEEVKLISSVFDRAPGIASDFEDEDILPEFEDLLSGDIEYPLPTDKVGRAEKDKMYEKEIANNASELERLRNLVRELGEREEKLEGELLEYYGLKEQESDITELQRQLKIKTVEIDMLNITINSLQAERKKLQEEIALGATAKKELEMARNKLKELQRQIQLDANQARGQLLLLKQQVSGLQVKEEVAFKKDAELERKLKAVKELEVEVVELRRKNKELQHEKRDLTIKLDAAQAKVTSLSNMTESEKVAAARDEVNNLRHANDDLVKQVEGLQLNRFSEVEELVYLRWVNACLRYELRNYQAPPGKVSARDLNKNLSPKSQHKAKQLMLEYAGSERGQVDTDVESNFSHPSSPGSEDFDNASIDSSTSRYSNMSKKPSLIQKIKKWGKSKDDSSAFSSPSRSFTGGSPSRRSVSLRSRGPLESLMLRNASDSVAITSFGRMEQDVPDSPETPQNLPPIRTQVSPGDSLNSVASSFHLMSKSVEGVLPEKYPAYKDRHRLALEREKQIKEKAGKARAAKFGEAAIATEGRDKPISLPVQLSQLKEKAMASGNSDSNSNDQSTDGKTVDSETISKMKLSEIEKRPPRVPRAPPKPSGGVSASTNSNPVSGVPPPPPGGPPPPPPPPGGPPRPPPPPGSLPRGAGSGDKVHRAPEVVEFYQSLMKREAKKDTSPLISSQSNAPDVRSNMIGEIENRSSFLLAVKADVETQGDFVQSLATEVRASSFTSIDDLVAFVSWLDEELSFLVDERAVLKHFDWPESKADALREAAFEYQDLMKLHKQVSSFVDDPNLSCDAALKKMYRLLEKVENSVYALLRTRDMATSRYKEFGIPVDWLSDTGVVGKIKLSSVQLAKKYMKRVASELDAMSGPEKEPNREFLLLQGVRFAFRVHQFAGGFDAESMKTFEQLRNRVHSQSGEENNEQGS, from the exons ATGATAGTCAGGTTAGGCTTCTTGGTTGCTGCTTCAATTGCAGCCTATGCAGTTAAGCAGGCTAACCTTAATAATTCCGGAGCATCAACCAAACCGTCAG ATGGTGAGCAACACCGAAGCAACAGGGGAGACAAAGAGCAGTTTACTTATTCTGATGATTTCCTCAAAGACAAGGAC GgggaggaagaaaaagaagaagaagaagaggaagacgAGGAGGAGGTCAAGCTGATAAGCAGTGTGTTTGACCGAGCTCCAGGGATTGCATCTGACTTCGAAGATGAGGATATTTTACCAGAATTTGAAGATCTTCTTTCTGGGGATATTGAATATCCTTTACCTACTGACAAGGTTGGCAGAGCAGAGAAAGATAAGATGTATGAAAAGGAGATTGCAAACAATGCAAGTGAACTAGAGCGTCTGCGGAACCTAGTAAGAGAATTGGGAGAAAGAGAGGAGAAACTTGAAGGTGAATTGCTTGAGTACTACGGCTTGAAGGAACAAGAATCAGACATCACAGAATTACAAAGGCAGCTTAAGATAAAGACAGTTGAGATAGACATGTTGAATATAACCATTAACTCCTTACAAGCCGAGAGGAAGAAGTTGCAAGAAGAAATTGCTCTAGGGGCCACTGCGAAGAAGGAATTGGAGATGGCAAGGAACAAGCTAAAGGAGCTGCAAAGGCAAATTCAGCTTGATGCTAATCAGGCAAGGGGCCAATTGTTGTTGCTCAAGCAGCAAGTTTCGGGTCTTCAAGTCAAAGAGGAAGTAGCTTTCAAGAAAGATGCAGAACTTGAGAGGAAACTCAAGGCTGTGAAGGAGTTGGAGGTGGAAGTTGTGGAACTTAGAAGGAAGAATAAAGAGCTTCAACATGAAAAAAGGGACTTGACTATTAAGCTAGATGCTGCACAAGCTAAAGTAACATCTCTTTCCAACATGACAGAA AGCGAAAAGGTTGCTGCTGCAAGAGACGAGGTCAATAATTTGAGGCATGCAAATGATGATTTAGTAAAGCAAGTGGAAGGACTTCAATTGAATAGGTTTAGTGAAGTTGAGGAGCTAGTGTACCTTCGTTGGGTCAATGCATGCCTAAGGTATGAGCTTAGAAACTACCAAGCACCTCCAGGAAAAGTTTCAGCCCGTGATCTCAACAAGAATCTGAGTCCCAAGTCTCAACATAAGGCTAAACAGCTAATGTTAGAGTATGCAGGATCAGAACGTGGACAAGTGGACACAGATGTTGAAAGCAACTTTTCTCATCCATCTTCTCCTGGAAGTGAGGACTTTGACAATGCCTCCATTGATAGCTCCACAAGCAGATATAGTAATATGAGTAAGAAACCTAGTTTGATCCAAAAGATTAAGAAATGGGGAAAAAGCAAAGATGATTCAAGTGCTTTTTCATCCCCATCAAGATCCTTTACCGGAGGATCGCCAAGCAGGAGAAGCGTGAGCCTTCGATCAAGGGGTCCATTGGAATCCTTGATGTTGAGAAATGCTAGTGACAGCGTAGCCATCACTTCATTTGGGAGGATGGAGCAAGATGTTCCTGACTCTCCTGAAACTCCTCAGAATCTTCCTCCTATCAGAACACAAGTTTCCCCTGGCGACTCTCTAAATTCTGTTGCGTCATCTTTCCACTTAATGTCTAAATCGGTTGAAGGAGTTCTGCCTGAAAAATATCCTGCCTATAAAGACCGGCACAGATTAGCCTTGGAAAGGGAGAAGCAAATTAAGGAGAAGGCCGGGAAAGCAAGAGCAGCGAAGTTCGGTGAAGCTGCAATAGCAACGGAAGGGAGAGACAAGCCTATAAGTTTGCCAGTGCAACTTTCTCAATTAAAAGAGAAAGCAATGGCTTCCGGTAATTCAGATTCGAATTCAAATGACCAATCTACTGATGGTAAGACTGTTGATTCTGAAACAATAAGCAAGATGAAGCTTTCTGAAATCGAGAAGAGGCCTCCTAGGGTGCCTCGTGCACCTCCGAAACCATCTGGTGGTGTGTCAGCTAGTACAAATAGCAATCCTGTTAGTGGAGTACCACCTCCACCACCTGGTGGCCCACCTCCGCCGCCGCCGCCACCTGGTGGACCACCTCGTCCACCTCCTCCTCCTGGAAGCTTGCCAAGAGGGGCTGGAAGTGGTGATAAAGTACACCGAGCTCCTGAAGTAGTTGAATTCTACCAGTCATTGATGAAGCGTGAAGCGAAGAAGGATACATCACCTTTGATTTCTTCACAATCCAATGCACCTGATGTTAGGAGCAACATGATTGGAGAGATTGAGAACAGATCATCATTCCTCTTAGCT GTGAAAGCTGACGTGGAAACTCAAGGAGATTTTGTGCAGTCGTTGGCAACTGAAGTTCGAGCATCTTCCTTCACCAGCATTGATGATCTGGTGGCGTTCGTAAGTTGGCTTGATGAGGAGCTCTCTTTCTTG GTCGATGAACGGGCAGTTCTGAAGCATTTCGATTGGCCTGAAAGTAAAGCTGATGCATTAAGAGAGGCAGCTTTCGAATATCAAGACTTAATGAAGTTACATAAACAGGTCTCGTCTTTCGTTGATGATCCCAATCTCTCATGTGACGCTGCATTGAAGAAGATGTACAGATTGCTTGAGAA AGTTGAAAATAGCGTATATGCTCTTTTACGGACGAGAGACATGGCTACTTCAAGATACAAGGAGTTTGGAATTCCAGTTGATTGGTTATCCGATACAGGAGTTGTTGGCAAG ATCAAGCTGTCGTCTGTGCAATTGGCTAAGAAATACATGAAACGTGTAGCATCTGAACTTGATGCAATGAGTGGACCTGAAAAGGAACCAAATAGAGAGTTTTTGCTTCTGCAAGGGGTTCGGTTTGCTTTCCGAGTACACCAG TTTGCTGGAGGATTTGATGCGGAGAGCATGAAGACATTTGAACAACTGAGAAACCGTGTACATTCACAATCAGGAGAGGAAAATAACGAACAAGGATCATAA
- the LOC136234589 gene encoding protein CHUP1, chloroplastic isoform X1, producing MIVRLGFLVAASIAAYAVKQANLNNSGASTKPSEDGEQHRSNRGDKEQFTYSDDFLKDKDGEEEKEEEEEEDEEEVKLISSVFDRAPGIASDFEDEDILPEFEDLLSGDIEYPLPTDKVGRAEKDKMYEKEIANNASELERLRNLVRELGEREEKLEGELLEYYGLKEQESDITELQRQLKIKTVEIDMLNITINSLQAERKKLQEEIALGATAKKELEMARNKLKELQRQIQLDANQARGQLLLLKQQVSGLQVKEEVAFKKDAELERKLKAVKELEVEVVELRRKNKELQHEKRDLTIKLDAAQAKVTSLSNMTESEKVAAARDEVNNLRHANDDLVKQVEGLQLNRFSEVEELVYLRWVNACLRYELRNYQAPPGKVSARDLNKNLSPKSQHKAKQLMLEYAGSERGQVDTDVESNFSHPSSPGSEDFDNASIDSSTSRYSNMSKKPSLIQKIKKWGKSKDDSSAFSSPSRSFTGGSPSRRSVSLRSRGPLESLMLRNASDSVAITSFGRMEQDVPDSPETPQNLPPIRTQVSPGDSLNSVASSFHLMSKSVEGVLPEKYPAYKDRHRLALEREKQIKEKAGKARAAKFGEAAIATEGRDKPISLPVQLSQLKEKAMASGNSDSNSNDQSTDGKTVDSETISKMKLSEIEKRPPRVPRAPPKPSGGVSASTNSNPVSGVPPPPPGGPPPPPPPPGGPPRPPPPPGSLPRGAGSGDKVHRAPEVVEFYQSLMKREAKKDTSPLISSQSNAPDVRSNMIGEIENRSSFLLAVKADVETQGDFVQSLATEVRASSFTSIDDLVAFVSWLDEELSFLVDERAVLKHFDWPESKADALREAAFEYQDLMKLHKQVSSFVDDPNLSCDAALKKMYRLLEKVENSVYALLRTRDMATSRYKEFGIPVDWLSDTGVVGKIKLSSVQLAKKYMKRVASELDAMSGPEKEPNREFLLLQGVRFAFRVHQFAGGFDAESMKTFEQLRNRVHSQSGEENNEQGS from the exons ATGATAGTCAGGTTAGGCTTCTTGGTTGCTGCTTCAATTGCAGCCTATGCAGTTAAGCAGGCTAACCTTAATAATTCCGGAGCATCAACCAAACCGTCAG AAGATGGTGAGCAACACCGAAGCAACAGGGGAGACAAAGAGCAGTTTACTTATTCTGATGATTTCCTCAAAGACAAGGAC GgggaggaagaaaaagaagaagaagaagaggaagacgAGGAGGAGGTCAAGCTGATAAGCAGTGTGTTTGACCGAGCTCCAGGGATTGCATCTGACTTCGAAGATGAGGATATTTTACCAGAATTTGAAGATCTTCTTTCTGGGGATATTGAATATCCTTTACCTACTGACAAGGTTGGCAGAGCAGAGAAAGATAAGATGTATGAAAAGGAGATTGCAAACAATGCAAGTGAACTAGAGCGTCTGCGGAACCTAGTAAGAGAATTGGGAGAAAGAGAGGAGAAACTTGAAGGTGAATTGCTTGAGTACTACGGCTTGAAGGAACAAGAATCAGACATCACAGAATTACAAAGGCAGCTTAAGATAAAGACAGTTGAGATAGACATGTTGAATATAACCATTAACTCCTTACAAGCCGAGAGGAAGAAGTTGCAAGAAGAAATTGCTCTAGGGGCCACTGCGAAGAAGGAATTGGAGATGGCAAGGAACAAGCTAAAGGAGCTGCAAAGGCAAATTCAGCTTGATGCTAATCAGGCAAGGGGCCAATTGTTGTTGCTCAAGCAGCAAGTTTCGGGTCTTCAAGTCAAAGAGGAAGTAGCTTTCAAGAAAGATGCAGAACTTGAGAGGAAACTCAAGGCTGTGAAGGAGTTGGAGGTGGAAGTTGTGGAACTTAGAAGGAAGAATAAAGAGCTTCAACATGAAAAAAGGGACTTGACTATTAAGCTAGATGCTGCACAAGCTAAAGTAACATCTCTTTCCAACATGACAGAA AGCGAAAAGGTTGCTGCTGCAAGAGACGAGGTCAATAATTTGAGGCATGCAAATGATGATTTAGTAAAGCAAGTGGAAGGACTTCAATTGAATAGGTTTAGTGAAGTTGAGGAGCTAGTGTACCTTCGTTGGGTCAATGCATGCCTAAGGTATGAGCTTAGAAACTACCAAGCACCTCCAGGAAAAGTTTCAGCCCGTGATCTCAACAAGAATCTGAGTCCCAAGTCTCAACATAAGGCTAAACAGCTAATGTTAGAGTATGCAGGATCAGAACGTGGACAAGTGGACACAGATGTTGAAAGCAACTTTTCTCATCCATCTTCTCCTGGAAGTGAGGACTTTGACAATGCCTCCATTGATAGCTCCACAAGCAGATATAGTAATATGAGTAAGAAACCTAGTTTGATCCAAAAGATTAAGAAATGGGGAAAAAGCAAAGATGATTCAAGTGCTTTTTCATCCCCATCAAGATCCTTTACCGGAGGATCGCCAAGCAGGAGAAGCGTGAGCCTTCGATCAAGGGGTCCATTGGAATCCTTGATGTTGAGAAATGCTAGTGACAGCGTAGCCATCACTTCATTTGGGAGGATGGAGCAAGATGTTCCTGACTCTCCTGAAACTCCTCAGAATCTTCCTCCTATCAGAACACAAGTTTCCCCTGGCGACTCTCTAAATTCTGTTGCGTCATCTTTCCACTTAATGTCTAAATCGGTTGAAGGAGTTCTGCCTGAAAAATATCCTGCCTATAAAGACCGGCACAGATTAGCCTTGGAAAGGGAGAAGCAAATTAAGGAGAAGGCCGGGAAAGCAAGAGCAGCGAAGTTCGGTGAAGCTGCAATAGCAACGGAAGGGAGAGACAAGCCTATAAGTTTGCCAGTGCAACTTTCTCAATTAAAAGAGAAAGCAATGGCTTCCGGTAATTCAGATTCGAATTCAAATGACCAATCTACTGATGGTAAGACTGTTGATTCTGAAACAATAAGCAAGATGAAGCTTTCTGAAATCGAGAAGAGGCCTCCTAGGGTGCCTCGTGCACCTCCGAAACCATCTGGTGGTGTGTCAGCTAGTACAAATAGCAATCCTGTTAGTGGAGTACCACCTCCACCACCTGGTGGCCCACCTCCGCCGCCGCCGCCACCTGGTGGACCACCTCGTCCACCTCCTCCTCCTGGAAGCTTGCCAAGAGGGGCTGGAAGTGGTGATAAAGTACACCGAGCTCCTGAAGTAGTTGAATTCTACCAGTCATTGATGAAGCGTGAAGCGAAGAAGGATACATCACCTTTGATTTCTTCACAATCCAATGCACCTGATGTTAGGAGCAACATGATTGGAGAGATTGAGAACAGATCATCATTCCTCTTAGCT GTGAAAGCTGACGTGGAAACTCAAGGAGATTTTGTGCAGTCGTTGGCAACTGAAGTTCGAGCATCTTCCTTCACCAGCATTGATGATCTGGTGGCGTTCGTAAGTTGGCTTGATGAGGAGCTCTCTTTCTTG GTCGATGAACGGGCAGTTCTGAAGCATTTCGATTGGCCTGAAAGTAAAGCTGATGCATTAAGAGAGGCAGCTTTCGAATATCAAGACTTAATGAAGTTACATAAACAGGTCTCGTCTTTCGTTGATGATCCCAATCTCTCATGTGACGCTGCATTGAAGAAGATGTACAGATTGCTTGAGAA AGTTGAAAATAGCGTATATGCTCTTTTACGGACGAGAGACATGGCTACTTCAAGATACAAGGAGTTTGGAATTCCAGTTGATTGGTTATCCGATACAGGAGTTGTTGGCAAG ATCAAGCTGTCGTCTGTGCAATTGGCTAAGAAATACATGAAACGTGTAGCATCTGAACTTGATGCAATGAGTGGACCTGAAAAGGAACCAAATAGAGAGTTTTTGCTTCTGCAAGGGGTTCGGTTTGCTTTCCGAGTACACCAG TTTGCTGGAGGATTTGATGCGGAGAGCATGAAGACATTTGAACAACTGAGAAACCGTGTACATTCACAATCAGGAGAGGAAAATAACGAACAAGGATCATAA